One window of the Populus nigra chromosome 4, ddPopNigr1.1, whole genome shotgun sequence genome contains the following:
- the LOC133691603 gene encoding U11/U12 small nuclear ribonucleoprotein 25 kDa protein, whose amino-acid sequence MDRTTSKAHFRRLHSILRFCPAPHNPEPKTKTVTAKRKPKPPLLSTLLKHPIREKETVMESSSKGEDEVGGYNSSNVKKAKLQSTLAALLDDPILSDVPKKPTLSDVDTLISLEMGSAMRISVQKLDGTSFDVALMNSATVKDLKLAIKKKLIEMEQSKMGHRHISWKKVWANFALSYHNQKLLDDNSALQDSGIRNNSQVHFASYVMSKDSQRHSKRRKHRFFHGLNKRV is encoded by the exons ATGGACCGAACAACGTCGAAAGCCCACTTTAGACGTTTGCATTCGATTCTCAGGTTCTGTCCGGCACCACATAATCCCgaacccaaaacaaaaacagtaaCTGCGAAACGCAAGCCGAAGCCGCCACTTTTGTCCACCCTGCTTAAGCATCCAATCCGAGAAAAAGAGACGGTCATGGAATCGAGTTCCAAGGGAGAAGACGAAGTCGGAGGATACAACAGCAGCAACGTTAAAAAAGCCAAGCTGCAGTCAACTCTTGCTGCTCTCCTCGACGACCCTATACTTTCTGATGTCCCCAAGAAACCCACTTTATCTGATGTTGACACCCTTATCAGCCTTGAAATGGGTAGTGCCATGCGCATATCGGTTCAAAAACTTGACGGAACCTCCTTTG ATGTGGCATTGATGAATTCGGCTACGGTGAAGGATTTGAAGCTTGCAATTAAGAAGAAACTGATCGAGATGGAGCAATCCAAGATGGGTCATCGTCATATTTCATG GAAGAAAGTGTGGGCTAATTTTGCTCTCTCGTATCATAATCAAAAGCTCCTCGATGACAACTCTGCACTTCAGGATTCTGGCATACGAAATAATTCTCAG GTGCATTTTGCGTCCTATGTCATGTCAAAGGATTCTCAAAGGCATTCTAAGCGGAGAAAGCACCGATTCTTTCATGGCCTTAACAAGCGTGTTTAA